DNA from Malus sylvestris chromosome 11, drMalSylv7.2, whole genome shotgun sequence:
GTGCACTAGTTCAGCAGCTCAAGTGCCAACCAAGTGTGCCGGCCGTTTTCATAGGGCAACAGTTTGTAGGCGGAGCTGATCGGGTCATGAGCCTCCAAGTCAGAAACCAGCTTGTCCCAATGCTCATAAGGTCCAATGCTATTTGGGTTTGGACTAGAACCTGAATGACATCCTCATATATCTATAACATAAGTTATACTCTAAAATCCAGACCTACACTACTTACCAAAGCTCAAATAACAGTTTTTCTATTCCCTCGTAGCATTTATCCCTTCGGTTGGTATCATGAACGGGAGTCGGTATGAAGTCAATGTATACTCTATCGAGCTAAGCTTTTTTCACCTTCTTTATCTTGTACTAGCACTACCCTTGACTTCTGCTTTGTCTGGGCAAGGCTGAAGTTAGTTCCTCTTGTTGAAG
Protein-coding regions in this window:
- the LOC126591388 gene encoding monothiol glutaredoxin-S6-like, translated to MDTITSMVAQKPVVIFSKSSCCMSHTIKSLISSYGANPTVYELDEMPNGQAIESALVQQLKCQPSVPAVFIGQQFVGGADRVMSLQVRNQLVPMLIRSNAIWVWTRT